One window of Aliarcobacter lanthieri genomic DNA carries:
- the fliW gene encoding flagellar assembly protein FliW: MYKIVLPILGFENVSSLEVEKVDEFFSFLKLDGNTKISIINIKALNKVSFDFIIDQSSLEKLKISSKDDFDTYFIVVSQDPVEHSIVNLVAPIFINEKEKLVGQYVTSEQVEPYLASLNKCVHL; this comes from the coding sequence ATGTACAAAATAGTTCTTCCTATCTTAGGTTTTGAAAATGTTTCAAGCTTAGAAGTTGAAAAAGTTGATGAGTTTTTCTCATTTTTAAAATTAGATGGAAACACGAAGATATCTATCATAAATATTAAAGCTTTAAATAAAGTATCATTTGATTTTATTATAGATCAATCTAGTTTAGAAAAATTAAAAATAAGTTCAAAAGATGATTTTGACACTTATTTTATAGTTGTTTCTCAAGACCCAGTAGAACATTCAATTGTAAACTTAGTTGCTCCAATTTTTATAAATGAAAAAGAAAAACTAGTTGGACAATATGTTACAAGTGAACAAGTTGAGCCATATTTAGCTTCTTTAAATAAATGCGTACATTTATAA
- the cysS gene encoding cysteine--tRNA ligase: MKKIYIYDSSKKEKVEFHSIKPNIAKIYVCGPTVYDDSHLGHARSAIAFDLLHRVLKANSYEVIMTKNFTDIDDKIIKKMNESGKTLKEITNFYINAYKNDMNSLNILPNSIEPKATENLEAMKEMIENLLSKDIAYKTSDSIYFDISKDKEYGTLSKKVNDENTIARVEINKEKRNNADFALWKFEKIDDVSFDSNFGRGRPGWHIECSAMIDKHLAYKNETFQIDIHAGGADLLFPHHENEASQTRCATKQHLAKYWMHNGFVNINGEKMSKSLGNSFFLKDVLNSYSGEVIRFYLLSTHYRANLNFNEEDLIASKKRLDKLYRLKKRVYAIDGSNINKDFESNILNALNDDLNTSIVLSLIDEMINNGNDKLDLNQKDKNLKKELVSNIEFIEYVLGVGGSDAYSYFQFGIDDKTKTNIEELIIQRDEAKKQRDFIKADSIRNELSKLGISLMDTINGTVWEKL, encoded by the coding sequence ATGAAAAAGATTTATATTTATGATTCATCAAAAAAAGAAAAAGTAGAATTTCATTCAATAAAACCTAATATTGCAAAAATATATGTTTGTGGACCAACTGTTTATGATGATTCACACTTAGGACATGCAAGAAGTGCTATTGCTTTTGATTTACTTCACAGAGTTTTAAAAGCAAACTCTTATGAAGTTATTATGACAAAAAATTTTACTGATATTGATGATAAAATTATAAAAAAAATGAATGAAAGTGGTAAAACATTAAAAGAAATTACAAACTTTTATATAAATGCTTATAAAAATGATATGAACTCTTTAAATATTTTACCAAATTCTATAGAACCAAAAGCAACTGAAAATCTTGAAGCTATGAAAGAGATGATAGAAAATTTACTTTCAAAAGATATTGCATATAAAACAAGTGATAGTATTTATTTTGATATCTCAAAAGATAAAGAGTATGGAACTTTATCAAAAAAAGTAAATGATGAAAATACAATTGCAAGAGTTGAAATAAACAAAGAAAAAAGGAATAATGCTGATTTTGCTCTATGGAAATTTGAAAAGATAGATGATGTAAGTTTTGATTCAAATTTTGGAAGAGGTCGTCCAGGATGGCATATTGAATGTAGTGCGATGATTGATAAACATTTAGCTTATAAGAATGAAACTTTTCAAATAGACATTCATGCTGGTGGAGCTGATTTACTATTTCCTCATCATGAGAATGAAGCTAGTCAAACAAGATGTGCAACAAAACAACATTTAGCAAAATATTGGATGCATAATGGTTTTGTAAATATAAATGGTGAAAAAATGAGTAAATCATTGGGAAACTCATTTTTTTTAAAAGATGTTTTAAATTCTTATAGTGGTGAAGTTATAAGATTTTATCTACTTTCTACTCACTATCGAGCAAATTTAAACTTTAATGAAGAAGATTTGATAGCTTCAAAAAAAAGACTTGATAAGCTTTATAGACTAAAAAAAAGAGTTTATGCCATTGATGGTTCAAATATAAATAAAGATTTTGAATCAAACATCTTAAATGCTTTAAATGATGACTTAAATACTTCTATTGTACTTTCTTTAATTGATGAAATGATAAACAATGGAAATGATAAATTAGATTTAAATCAAAAAGATAAAAACTTAAAAAAAGAATTAGTTTCAAATATAGAGTTTATTGAATATGTTTTAGGAGTTGGTGGAAGTGATGCTTACTCATATTTTCAATTTGGAATAGATGACAAAACTAAAACTAATATAGAAGAGTTGATTATTCAAAGAGATGAAGCTAAAAAACAAAGAGATTTTATAAAAGCAGATAGCATTAGAAATGAGTTGTCAAAACTTGGGATTTCTTTAATGGATACAATTAATGGAACAGTTTGGGAAAAACTATAG
- a CDS encoding lysophospholipid acyltransferase family protein, with product MWKSFKKKFAPYLLYLVVKIIYATNKKTYHHPKDNNEPFVLCMWHGDLLSQIFNYHQFRNYGNVRAMISENRDGEIIAKIASLFNCGAIRGSSSKGATKVFINALKELKLGNDVAITPDGPRGPRYSIADGVVLISQKSGKDIRCFNAIPTKYWQFKSWDKFVLPKPFGKIDFYVSESFSVEGLEVEEAKNVIKQRMLVHSLK from the coding sequence ATGTGGAAATCATTTAAAAAGAAGTTTGCACCATATTTACTTTATTTGGTAGTAAAAATTATATATGCTACAAATAAAAAAACTTATCACCATCCAAAAGATAATAACGAACCTTTTGTACTTTGTATGTGGCATGGAGATTTACTTTCACAAATTTTTAATTACCATCAATTTAGAAACTATGGTAATGTAAGAGCAATGATTAGTGAAAATAGAGATGGAGAAATAATTGCTAAAATAGCATCTTTATTTAATTGTGGGGCTATTAGAGGTTCTAGTTCTAAAGGTGCTACAAAAGTGTTTATAAATGCTTTGAAAGAGTTGAAATTGGGTAATGATGTAGCAATAACTCCAGATGGTCCACGAGGTCCAAGATATAGTATTGCAGATGGAGTTGTATTAATTTCACAAAAGAGTGGAAAAGATATAAGATGTTTTAATGCCATTCCTACAAAATACTGGCAGTTTAAATCTTGGGATAAATTTGTTTTACCAAAACCATTTGGTAAAATAGATTTCTATGTAAGTGAATCTTTTAGTGTAGAAGGTTTAGAAGTAGAAGAGGCAAAAAATGTAATCAAGCAAAGAATGTTAGTTCATTCTTTAAAATAA
- a CDS encoding RNB domain-containing ribonuclease — MLKDLFIKIQTNISNFSNNEKKELEKFIKDEIVIKVDEHYEINSKYKIATLKIEKNFAVLEDLISPLKNVKIELNKLNGAFDNDLVLAKRIFNPRSKTKAKIVKILEGKKTEILVYVSNKNFYTLKEHIELKSNKAINYKDNDVVIIDNKEFEEIKFIGNLDEPKIDEFISLYLNGENYRDEIKIEPEAFMNDEKQRVDLTTLPFCTIDPNSAKDHDDAIYYDVENATLYVAIADVSFFVKENSDLDKLAYRKSSTIYLASRTLPMLPPILSENLCSLKEQETRYAFVFKLVLDLKNLSVKKSELFEAIIKSHRNFSYGRIDRVIDGYFDTYTNLEKEIFDYLLPLYEVTKTFRQKRLKKGFDFRTQENRLKLKNHLLQSVEVETSTASHQLVEECMLQANIEASRKVGNIGIFRIHEEPSFKNISKLVDDVNILGVKAKLQDSVNSTILHIQEEAKKVLLSNEVDELIIQSLTQAKYSSKNLGHFGLGFSSYAHFTSPIRRYSDLVLHRILKSKQIPKDIDDICLHISNQERKIDQIVWDFEDRKYARWANNNIGIELKVKIVDTQRAKAVCYDKMVGLKVVLENYKAQKLFSKIKVKIISANIATKVIVATIL, encoded by the coding sequence TGAAATTGTAATAAAAGTAGATGAACATTATGAAATAAACTCTAAATATAAAATAGCAACTTTAAAAATTGAAAAAAACTTTGCTGTTTTAGAAGATTTAATAAGCCCATTAAAGAATGTAAAAATTGAATTAAATAAGCTAAATGGGGCATTTGATAACGATTTGGTTTTAGCAAAAAGGATTTTTAATCCAAGAAGTAAAACAAAAGCAAAAATAGTAAAAATTCTTGAAGGTAAAAAAACTGAAATTTTAGTTTATGTATCAAATAAAAATTTTTATACACTAAAAGAGCATATAGAATTAAAAAGTAATAAAGCAATAAATTACAAAGATAATGATGTAGTAATAATAGATAATAAAGAGTTTGAAGAAATTAAATTTATTGGGAATTTAGATGAGCCTAAAATAGATGAATTTATCTCTTTATATTTAAATGGTGAGAATTACAGAGATGAAATAAAAATTGAACCAGAAGCTTTTATGAATGATGAAAAACAAAGAGTAGATTTAACAACTTTACCATTTTGTACTATTGATCCAAATAGTGCAAAAGATCATGATGATGCAATATATTATGATGTTGAAAATGCAACTTTATATGTAGCAATAGCTGATGTTTCATTTTTTGTAAAAGAAAATAGTGATTTAGATAAATTAGCATATAGAAAATCTTCAACTATATATTTAGCTTCGAGAACTTTACCAATGTTACCTCCAATTTTAAGTGAAAATCTTTGTTCACTGAAAGAACAAGAAACTAGATATGCTTTTGTTTTTAAATTAGTATTAGATTTAAAAAATTTAAGTGTTAAAAAATCCGAACTTTTTGAAGCTATTATAAAATCTCATAGAAATTTCTCCTATGGAAGAATTGATAGAGTTATTGATGGATACTTTGATACTTATACAAATTTAGAAAAAGAGATTTTTGATTATTTATTACCACTTTATGAGGTTACCAAAACATTTAGACAAAAAAGATTAAAAAAAGGTTTTGATTTTAGAACACAAGAGAATAGGTTAAAACTTAAAAACCATCTTCTACAAAGTGTAGAAGTTGAAACTTCAACCGCTTCTCATCAATTAGTAGAGGAATGTATGTTACAAGCAAATATTGAAGCTAGTAGAAAAGTTGGAAATATTGGAATTTTTAGAATTCATGAAGAACCATCTTTTAAAAATATTTCAAAATTAGTTGATGATGTAAATATTTTAGGGGTGAAAGCAAAACTTCAAGATAGTGTTAATAGCACAATTTTACATATTCAAGAAGAGGCAAAAAAAGTACTTTTGAGTAATGAAGTAGATGAACTTATAATCCAAAGTTTAACTCAAGCAAAATATTCTTCAAAGAATTTAGGACATTTTGGTTTAGGATTTTCTTCATATGCTCATTTCACAAGTCCTATCCGAAGGTATTCTGATTTAGTTCTTCATCGTATATTAAAGTCAAAACAAATTCCAAAAGATATAGATGATATATGTTTACATATTTCTAATCAAGAGAGAAAAATAGATCAAATAGTTTGGGATTTTGAGGATAGAAAATATGCAAGATGGGCAAATAATAATATTGGAATAGAGCTAAAAGTAAAAATAGTAGATACACAAAGAGCTAAAGCAGTTTGTTATGACAAAATGGTTGGGCTAAAAGTAGTTTTAGAAAATTATAAAGCACAGAAACTATTTTCAAAAATAAAGGTGAAAATAATTTCTGCTAATATTGCAACTAAAGTGATTGTTGCAACTATTTTATAA
- a CDS encoding HP0268 family nuclease, with protein sequence MELLLARNELNEKPKKVQLEKIKEELAKDKQKIFYFDKDNSHKDMMALVEALEKEGYNIYFREIKYGLADDEYMYEVHAL encoded by the coding sequence ATGGAATTATTACTTGCTAGAAATGAGTTAAATGAAAAACCAAAAAAAGTACAGTTAGAGAAGATAAAAGAGGAATTAGCTAAAGATAAGCAAAAAATTTTCTATTTTGATAAAGATAACTCTCATAAAGATATGATGGCATTGGTTGAGGCATTAGAAAAAGAGGGATACAACATCTATTTTAGAGAAATAAAATATGGTTTAGCTGATGACGAGTATATGTATGAGGTTCATGCACTTTAA
- the miaB gene encoding tRNA (N6-isopentenyl adenosine(37)-C2)-methylthiotransferase MiaB, translated as MSKKLFIQTLGCQMNDTDSQHIQAELEKHKGYIKTDKLEDADLIIINTCSVREKPVQKLFSEIGQFNKKKKDGAKIGVCGCTASHLGQDIIKRAPYVDFVLGARNISKIKDVVDIKGSVEVAITNDDSQYEFATAKSNQYRTSVNISVGCDKECTYCIVPSTRGEEISIPPEMIVSQIKKAVNQGAVEVMLLGQNVNSYGRRFSDKRGKYSFTKLLQDISKIDGLKRIRFTSPHPLHMDDEFIEEFARNDKISKCIHMPLQSGSTTILKAMRRGYTKEWFLNRASKLRNLVPDLRITTDIIVAFPGETQEDFLDTLDVVNQVKFDQIFNFKYSPRPGTKALEFKDKEIDDEIGSSRLTQLIDIHKRYLEESMPKLVGQTLNVLVESLKPNGEVTGYTDNYYQVFAKGSDELLGKFVDIKITSATRTALKGEVVE; from the coding sequence ATGAGTAAAAAACTATTTATACAGACTTTGGGTTGTCAGATGAATGACACAGATAGTCAACATATTCAAGCAGAACTTGAAAAACATAAAGGCTATATAAAAACTGATAAACTAGAAGATGCAGATTTAATTATTATAAATACTTGCTCAGTAAGAGAAAAACCTGTTCAAAAACTATTTTCTGAAATAGGGCAATTTAATAAAAAGAAAAAAGATGGTGCAAAAATTGGAGTTTGTGGATGTACAGCTTCACATTTAGGACAAGATATTATAAAAAGAGCACCTTACGTTGATTTTGTTTTAGGAGCTAGAAATATCTCAAAAATAAAAGATGTTGTTGATATAAAAGGTTCAGTTGAAGTTGCTATAACAAATGATGATTCACAATATGAGTTTGCAACTGCAAAGTCAAATCAATATAGAACAAGTGTTAATATATCAGTTGGCTGTGATAAAGAGTGTACATACTGCATTGTTCCAAGCACTAGAGGAGAAGAAATATCAATTCCTCCTGAAATGATAGTTTCTCAAATAAAAAAAGCAGTTAATCAAGGTGCTGTTGAAGTAATGCTTTTAGGACAAAATGTAAACTCTTATGGAAGAAGGTTTAGTGATAAGCGAGGAAAATATAGTTTCACTAAACTTTTACAAGATATATCAAAAATTGATGGTTTAAAAAGAATAAGATTTACATCTCCTCATCCACTTCATATGGATGATGAATTCATTGAAGAATTTGCTAGAAATGATAAAATATCAAAATGTATTCATATGCCACTTCAAAGTGGCTCTACTACCATTTTAAAAGCTATGAGAAGAGGTTATACTAAAGAATGGTTTTTAAATAGAGCATCTAAACTTAGAAATTTAGTCCCAGATTTAAGAATTACAACAGATATTATTGTTGCTTTTCCAGGAGAAACTCAAGAGGATTTTCTTGATACTTTAGATGTTGTAAATCAAGTTAAATTTGATCAAATTTTTAATTTTAAATATTCTCCAAGACCAGGTACAAAAGCTTTAGAGTTTAAAGATAAAGAGATAGATGATGAAATTGGAAGTTCAAGATTAACGCAACTTATAGATATTCATAAGAGATATTTGGAAGAGTCAATGCCAAAACTTGTTGGACAAACACTTAATGTTTTAGTAGAGAGTCTTAAACCAAATGGCGAAGTAACAGGTTATACAGATAATTATTACCAAGTTTTTGCAAAAGGTAGTGATGAGTTATTAGGTAAATTTGTAGATATTAAAATTACAAGTGCAACAAGAACAGCATTAAAAGGCGAAGTTGTAGAATAA
- the rpsR gene encoding 30S ribosomal protein S18 — protein sequence MAERRKYGKKSCKYTEMKVEFIDYKNTELLKISMSERGKIMPRRLTGNSKNAQEMVEKAIKRARHMALVPYIVDTKNITDTAYARTFL from the coding sequence ATGGCAGAAAGAAGAAAATACGGAAAAAAATCTTGTAAATATACAGAGATGAAAGTTGAGTTTATTGACTATAAAAATACTGAATTATTAAAAATTTCAATGAGTGAAAGAGGTAAAATTATGCCTAGAAGACTTACTGGAAATTCTAAAAATGCTCAAGAGATGGTAGAAAAAGCTATTAAAAGAGCAAGACATATGGCATTAGTTCCATATATTGTTGATACAAAAAATATCACAGATACTGCTTACGCAAGAACATTCTTATAA
- the rpsF gene encoding 30S ribosomal protein S6: protein MSKLKHYETMFILKPTLTEEETVAQLEGVKALFEKNGAEIVATDNIGIRELAYEIERCKRGYYYVIYFKAPAASIAEIERNYRNNEELIRFIFIKYETKKEIASWTKMSDEALKKAAK from the coding sequence ATGTCTAAATTAAAACATTATGAAACAATGTTTATTTTAAAGCCTACATTAACTGAAGAAGAAACTGTAGCACAACTTGAAGGTGTTAAAGCACTATTTGAAAAAAATGGAGCTGAAATTGTTGCAACTGATAATATTGGAATTAGAGAGTTAGCATACGAAATTGAAAGATGTAAAAGAGGTTACTATTATGTAATCTATTTTAAAGCACCAGCAGCTTCAATTGCTGAAATTGAAAGAAATTATAGAAATAATGAAGAATTAATCAGATTTATTTTCATTAAATATGAAACTAAAAAAGAGATTGCTTCTTGGACAAAAATGAGTGATGAGGCTTTAAAAAAAGCTGCAAAGTAA
- the ssb gene encoding single-stranded DNA-binding protein — protein sequence MYNKVIMVGNLTRDIELRYLPSGSALAKSAIATSFRFKSQTGEQKEEVCFLDFNMFGRAAEVANQYLKKGSKVLLEGRLVFEQWTAQDGTTRSRHSLRVDEMKMLDSKGTSEQGSSYNQPMQNQYNEPNPSYNNEYNGAGREQQKPRVVQNIPEIDIDDEIPF from the coding sequence ATGTATAATAAAGTAATTATGGTTGGAAACTTAACTAGAGATATAGAATTGAGATATTTACCATCTGGTTCAGCTTTAGCGAAAAGTGCTATTGCAACATCTTTTAGATTTAAATCACAAACTGGTGAACAAAAAGAAGAAGTTTGTTTTTTAGATTTTAATATGTTTGGAAGAGCAGCTGAGGTTGCTAATCAATACTTAAAAAAAGGTTCTAAAGTTTTATTAGAAGGAAGACTTGTATTTGAGCAATGGACTGCACAAGATGGAACTACAAGAAGTAGACACTCTTTGAGAGTTGATGAGATGAAAATGCTTGATTCAAAAGGTACATCAGAGCAAGGAAGTAGTTATAATCAACCTATGCAAAATCAGTACAATGAACCTAATCCTTCATATAACAATGAATATAATGGTGCAGGAAGAGAACAACAAAAACCAAGAGTTGTGCAAAATATTCCTGAAATTGATATCGATGACGAAATACCGTTTTAG
- the holA gene encoding DNA polymerase III subunit delta translates to MYKNEFDKYLKQNKKFDAYMFYGQSTFLIEQYSSLVAQLVANGDEIEKLYFEEYNFKYSKDRLLQSSLFTTNNVLLIKIDKKIPKKELDSLVEACNTNKDSTLILACMGDSEFKSMESSFSLKNNACSIRFFALNNSEAIGFLQNEARRLKVDYEEGALSHLYFMHRQDLSLSANDLNKLAILDEKITIKTVDLHCFGVGSVNFDEFLQNLLSFKDISEDIARLLEEGMNEIFILNQIASFIQQLFMISSNARLYAVVNPVEILGYNPPKHIWEAKSKLAINIKPKQFLKMLEFILNLELEMKTSKIDNINLYLQASLRKFIVLFR, encoded by the coding sequence ATGTATAAAAATGAATTTGATAAATATCTAAAACAAAATAAAAAATTTGATGCATATATGTTTTATGGGCAATCTACATTTCTAATTGAACAATACTCATCTTTAGTTGCACAACTTGTTGCTAATGGTGATGAGATAGAAAAATTATATTTCGAAGAGTATAATTTTAAATATTCAAAAGATAGATTGTTACAATCATCACTATTTACTACAAATAATGTATTATTAATAAAAATAGATAAAAAAATACCAAAAAAAGAGCTTGATTCATTAGTTGAAGCTTGTAATACAAATAAAGATAGTACTTTAATTCTTGCTTGTATGGGAGATAGTGAATTTAAATCTATGGAGAGTAGTTTTAGTTTAAAAAACAATGCTTGTTCTATTAGATTTTTTGCATTAAATAATAGTGAAGCTATAGGTTTTTTACAAAATGAAGCAAGAAGATTGAAAGTAGATTATGAAGAAGGAGCTTTAAGTCATTTATATTTTATGCATAGACAAGATTTAAGTTTAAGTGCAAATGATTTAAATAAATTAGCTATTCTTGATGAAAAGATTACTATAAAAACTGTTGATTTGCATTGTTTTGGTGTTGGAAGTGTAAATTTTGATGAGTTTTTACAAAATTTACTTAGTTTCAAAGATATTAGTGAAGATATAGCAAGACTACTAGAAGAGGGAATGAATGAGATTTTTATTTTAAATCAAATTGCATCTTTTATTCAACAACTATTTATGATTAGTTCTAATGCAAGACTTTATGCTGTTGTAAATCCAGTTGAAATTTTGGGTTATAATCCACCAAAACATATTTGGGAAGCTAAATCAAAACTAGCAATAAACATAAAACCAAAACAGTTTTTAAAGATGTTAGAGTTTATTTTAAATTTAGAATTAGAGATGAAAACTTCAAAAATAGATAATATTAATCTATATTTACAAGCAAGTTTAAGAAAATTTATAGTTTTATTTAGATAA
- the nusA gene encoding transcription termination factor NusA produces the protein MDKIIDILDSIAYEKGLKITDVENALKEALIKTAQKMVDYSLIFDATIDRTNKKLILLQKIEVVSNDDIRLNEDTKDKEGNLINKENFINIDDAKNINADLDIGDFVSYELEFENMGRNAATILSSNFEYRLQRFVEENVLSKYKEKIGKTVSGVVTRIDKNDSTYIEIGEIKGVLQRKNRIKGENFKVGDTLNAVVKSVNIDKTLGLIVELSRTSPKFLENLLTLEVPELKDEKIIIEASARIPGTRSKIALTTTSPQIDAIGAIVGVKGVRINSVSSQLNNESIDCIEYSSIPEMFIARALSPAIVNSVKIEFAPKGNDKGKAVVTIFSDQKSKAIGKAGLNIRLASMLTKYDIELIEIESKKDISNVNNIENEVKSSDASSLEALFK, from the coding sequence ATGGATAAAATAATAGATATTTTAGACTCTATTGCTTATGAAAAAGGGCTTAAAATTACTGATGTTGAAAATGCATTAAAAGAAGCTTTAATAAAAACTGCACAAAAGATGGTTGACTATTCTTTAATATTTGATGCAACTATTGATAGAACAAATAAAAAGCTAATTCTTCTTCAAAAAATTGAAGTTGTATCAAATGATGATATTAGATTAAATGAAGATACAAAAGATAAAGAAGGTAATCTTATAAATAAAGAAAATTTCATAAATATTGATGATGCAAAAAATATAAATGCTGATTTAGATATAGGTGATTTTGTAAGTTATGAATTAGAGTTTGAAAATATGGGAAGAAATGCTGCAACTATTTTATCTAGCAACTTTGAATATAGACTTCAAAGATTTGTTGAAGAAAATGTTTTATCAAAATATAAAGAAAAAATAGGGAAAACTGTTTCAGGAGTTGTAACAAGAATTGATAAAAATGATAGTACATATATTGAAATTGGTGAAATTAAAGGTGTATTGCAAAGAAAAAATAGAATTAAAGGTGAAAACTTTAAAGTTGGAGATACTTTAAATGCAGTTGTAAAATCTGTAAATATAGATAAAACTTTAGGACTTATTGTTGAATTATCAAGAACAAGTCCTAAATTTTTAGAAAACCTTTTAACATTAGAAGTTCCAGAATTAAAAGATGAAAAAATCATTATTGAAGCAAGTGCTAGAATACCAGGAACTAGATCAAAAATTGCTCTTACGACTACAAGTCCTCAAATAGATGCAATTGGAGCAATTGTAGGAGTAAAAGGAGTAAGAATAAACTCTGTTTCAAGCCAATTAAATAATGAAAGCATAGATTGTATTGAATATTCAAGTATTCCAGAAATGTTTATAGCAAGAGCATTATCTCCAGCAATAGTAAATAGTGTAAAAATAGAATTTGCCCCAAAAGGAAATGATAAAGGAAAAGCTGTTGTTACAATATTTAGTGATCAAAAATCAAAAGCTATAGGAAAAGCTGGGCTTAATATTAGACTTGCTTCTATGCTTACAAAATATGATATAGAGTTAATTGAAATTGAATCTAAAAAAGATATTTCAAATGTAAATAATATTGAGAATGAAGTAAAATCAAGTGATGCTTCATCATTAGAGGCACTATTTAAGTAA